One genomic window of Calorimonas adulescens includes the following:
- the yfmH gene encoding EF-P 5-aminopentanol modification-associated protein YfmH, with translation MNFEEIIKDNVLNETIFRKKYENGLDAYVLPKKGFSKSFASLTVKYGSNDSNFVSLGSDRPIKVPDGVAHFLEHKMFEKEYGSVFERFDKLGVSANAYTTNTHTSYYFISTDNYYEALNILLEFVQVPYFTDETVEKEKGIIIQELRMYNDDPEREIFNNLLNSMFIEHPVKIDVGGTVESVRSIDKDVLYLCYNSFYKPDNMIFLSIGDVDPGKIFDYVEKRIVCKQQGEIKRIYSDEPDQIKESYIEKTMNVSMPLMILGFKDISKETNTKLLLKKYVDVTISLEALFGKSSEIYSELYNKGLITSNLGYEYEAELDYGFVLISCSTASPQKVNEEIREYIKTKSDVGIDEGEFMKAKRVIKGAVIKAFDSIETLGHFYNSFMVKGINVFEYIDVINNTTLSEVNERWKSILDFDRAVLSVIKPEERI, from the coding sequence ATGAATTTTGAAGAGATTATTAAGGATAATGTCCTTAATGAAACTATTTTTAGAAAAAAATATGAAAATGGTTTGGATGCATATGTTTTACCTAAAAAAGGTTTTTCCAAGAGCTTTGCTTCTCTAACGGTAAAGTACGGCTCCAACGACAGTAATTTTGTGTCATTGGGAAGCGACAGGCCGATTAAAGTACCTGACGGAGTGGCACATTTTTTGGAACATAAAATGTTTGAGAAAGAATATGGGAGTGTATTTGAACGGTTTGATAAGCTTGGTGTGTCTGCAAATGCGTATACAACTAACACGCATACAAGCTATTATTTTATCAGTACTGACAATTATTATGAAGCACTGAATATTCTTCTTGAATTTGTGCAAGTGCCTTACTTTACCGATGAGACAGTTGAAAAAGAGAAGGGAATTATAATTCAGGAGTTGAGGATGTACAATGATGACCCTGAAAGGGAGATATTTAATAACCTTTTAAATTCCATGTTTATTGAACATCCTGTTAAAATAGATGTTGGGGGTACTGTAGAGAGCGTAAGAAGCATTGACAAAGATGTTTTATACTTATGCTATAATTCATTTTATAAACCGGATAATATGATATTTTTATCTATTGGAGATGTTGACCCGGGAAAGATTTTTGATTATGTGGAAAAGAGAATTGTTTGCAAGCAACAAGGAGAAATAAAAAGGATATATTCTGATGAACCTGATCAAATAAAAGAAAGCTATATTGAAAAGACAATGAATGTATCAATGCCATTAATGATTTTAGGATTCAAAGATATCAGTAAAGAAACAAATACAAAACTTTTGCTAAAAAAGTACGTCGATGTCACCATTAGCCTTGAAGCTCTGTTTGGCAAGAGTTCTGAAATATATAGCGAGCTCTATAATAAAGGCTTGATTACATCAAATCTGGGTTATGAATATGAAGCTGAATTAGATTATGGGTTTGTATTGATCTCATGCAGTACAGCTTCTCCACAAAAAGTTAATGAAGAGATAAGAGAGTATATAAAAACGAAAAGCGATGTTGGAATAGATGAAGGTGAGTTTATGAAAGCAAAAAGGGTCATAAAGGGAGCAGTTATAAAGGCATTTGACTCGATTGAGACCCTTGGCCATTTTTATAACTCATTTATGGTTAAGGGAATTAATGTATTTGAGTATATAGATGTCATCAACAACACAACACTCAGTGAGGTAAATGAAAGATGGAAGTCGATTTTGGACTTTGATAGGGCTGTTTTATCAGTTATAAAGCCAGAAGAGAGAATTTAA
- the mraZ gene encoding division/cell wall cluster transcriptional repressor MraZ has translation MLIGEYRHTLDSKGRIIIPAKFRGELGEHFVMTKGLDGCLFVYPLSEWQSIEDKLRKLPMNKKDARTFERFFFSGAVECEMDNQGRVVIPQNLREYAGITNEVVIIGISTRVEIWSQDKWENYNNESDYTYEDIAERLEDIDL, from the coding sequence ATGCTTATTGGAGAATACAGACACACCTTAGATTCAAAGGGAAGAATAATAATCCCGGCAAAATTCAGGGGAGAATTAGGAGAACACTTTGTAATGACCAAAGGACTTGACGGGTGTTTGTTTGTCTATCCTCTAAGTGAATGGCAGAGCATTGAAGATAAACTGAGAAAGCTTCCAATGAACAAAAAAGACGCAAGAACCTTTGAACGTTTTTTCTTTTCAGGAGCTGTAGAATGCGAAATGGACAATCAGGGCAGGGTAGTTATACCACAAAACCTAAGGGAATATGCTGGTATCACCAATGAGGTGGTTATTATAGGTATTTCTACCAGGGTAGAGATATGGAGTCAGGATAAATGGGAAAACTACAATAATGAAAGTGATTATACTTATGAGGACATTGCAGAGAGACTGGAAGATATAGATTTATAG
- the rsmH gene encoding 16S rRNA (cytosine(1402)-N(4))-methyltransferase RsmH: MKEHKPVLLIETVELLKVKENGVYVDGTLGAGGHSMEILKRLNGGKLIGIDRDMNAIEIARKNLRDFSNMVTLIKGNFKDIKNILSEVGVDMIDGAVLDLGFSSIQVDDPERGFSYQNDGPLDMRMDKDDDLTAEEIVNTWGEKELAEIISTYGEEKWSSRIAHFIVEARGKRKINTTGQLAEIIKSAIPARARRTGPHPAKRTFQALRIAVNSEIDILSDALKNFVDVLKPGGRICVISFHSLEDRIVKQTFKELENPCVCPPDLPACVCGKEQKLKIITKKPVLPDLMEIENNPRARSARLRVAERT; this comes from the coding sequence ATGAAGGAACATAAACCAGTGCTTTTAATTGAAACAGTAGAACTTTTAAAGGTAAAGGAAAATGGAGTATATGTGGATGGAACGTTAGGAGCAGGTGGGCATTCTATGGAAATACTGAAAAGACTTAATGGCGGTAAGCTCATTGGTATTGATAGAGATATGAACGCTATTGAAATTGCCCGAAAAAATTTACGCGACTTTTCTAATATGGTTACACTGATTAAGGGGAATTTTAAAGATATAAAGAATATATTAAGCGAGGTTGGAGTCGACATGATAGACGGAGCGGTCCTGGATTTAGGATTTTCATCCATTCAGGTGGATGATCCTGAGAGGGGCTTCTCATATCAAAATGATGGTCCATTGGATATGCGTATGGATAAAGATGATGATCTAACTGCAGAGGAGATTGTTAACACATGGGGAGAAAAGGAACTGGCAGAAATAATATCGACATATGGCGAAGAAAAATGGTCTTCAAGAATTGCTCACTTTATTGTTGAGGCAAGGGGAAAAAGGAAGATAAACACAACTGGTCAGCTGGCTGAAATAATTAAATCAGCTATTCCTGCTCGGGCAAGGAGGACAGGCCCGCACCCGGCCAAGAGGACATTCCAGGCACTCAGGATAGCTGTAAACTCTGAGATTGATATCCTGAGTGACGCATTAAAGAATTTTGTGGATGTTTTAAAACCCGGTGGGAGGATATGTGTAATCAGTTTTCATTCTCTTGAGGATAGAATAGTAAAGCAAACATTTAAGGAATTGGAAAATCCCTGTGTTTGTCCTCCGGACTTACCGGCATGTGTTTGTGGGAAAGAACAGAAGTTGAAGATAATAACTAAAAAGCCAGTATTACCGGATTTGATGGAAATAGAAAATAACCCTCGAGCCAGAAGTGCTAGGTTACGAGTTGCAGAACGGACTTAG
- a CDS encoding septum formation initiator family protein yields MLESRRVEYYQVDYNKVEKANKKIKRQKRKFKNMVLTILLCSTAILLTCRYVKITQLNYEINNLEKELTTINGENQNLNVKLAETENLKEIENIARTKLHMHEPLKEDVVYVVVDNYHVAKSEPPQKPTNNNYEIGNFFIKIFGTIIR; encoded by the coding sequence TTGTTAGAGAGCCGTAGAGTAGAATATTATCAGGTGGATTACAATAAAGTTGAGAAAGCGAATAAAAAAATAAAACGTCAAAAACGGAAATTTAAAAATATGGTTCTCACCATTCTGTTGTGTAGTACAGCAATTTTACTGACATGCAGATATGTAAAGATAACACAGTTAAATTATGAGATTAATAACTTGGAAAAAGAACTAACCACTATTAATGGTGAGAACCAGAATTTAAATGTAAAGCTGGCCGAAACAGAAAATTTAAAAGAAATAGAGAATATAGCAAGAACAAAATTACATATGCATGAACCTCTAAAAGAAGATGTAGTTTATGTTGTTGTTGACAATTATCATGTCGCAAAATCCGAACCGCCACAGAAACCAACAAATAATAATTATGAAATTGGTAATTTTTTTATAAAGATTTTTGGAACGATAATACGATAG
- a CDS encoding stage V sporulation protein D, whose product MILLLLVGTVLIGRLAWIQLVQGKWLKQKALEQSTLDIQVTPNRGTIFDRNGEELAVSASAGMVTAVPRSISDPEGVSAELAPLLGLKKEDILQKISNKKYQEVLLKRKVSNDIISEIRKLNLKGIEISSDTKRYYPNNNLAAHVLGFTGTDNQGLDGLEAMYDNILTGVPGRISTPKDASGRKIDDSTSEYYKPEDGYNLVLTIDEVIQHYVEKALDQAYADTKPSKGMSAIVMDPQTGEILAMANRPDYNPNDPFAGPKENWYNLWRNYAVSNVYEPGSVFKAITAAAALEEGVVTPDEVFYDHGYIMVAGQRINCWRYYNPHGRETFKEGVENSCNVVFVTVAQRLGKEKFYKYINAFGFGQKTGIRLPGESTGIVNPLEKIGPVELATISFGQGISVTPIQMITAFSAIANGGKLFQPYIVKAITDNNGNVVKKYEPVLVRQVISEETSREMRDILEGVVANGTGHSAYLEGYRVAGKTGTSEKYQQGKYIASFAAFAPADDPKVAVLVVIDEPNTFSHMGGAIAAPVVKSILSDTLRYLNVEPRYSENDSEYVQKDVTVPNLIGNNVNDAAKQLDELHLQYSIEGVGNKVVDQIPKEGEKIKEGSMVILYLDGKSEGNVRVPDLKGKTIREASDILSSYGLKINIKGDGYCVSQDPEAGTEVAPGTIVNLQFKLNDNS is encoded by the coding sequence TTGATTTTACTTCTACTTGTTGGCACTGTTTTGATCGGGAGACTCGCTTGGATTCAACTGGTCCAGGGAAAGTGGTTAAAACAGAAGGCATTGGAACAGTCCACGCTGGATATACAGGTAACCCCAAACAGAGGCACAATATTTGACAGAAATGGTGAAGAACTGGCCGTAAGTGCCAGTGCGGGGATGGTTACCGCTGTACCTCGCAGTATAAGTGATCCGGAAGGAGTATCGGCGGAGCTTGCACCACTTCTGGGTTTAAAGAAGGAGGATATTTTACAGAAGATAAGTAACAAAAAATATCAGGAGGTGCTTCTTAAAAGAAAGGTTTCTAATGATATTATATCCGAGATTAGAAAACTCAATTTAAAAGGTATCGAAATTTCAAGCGATACTAAAAGATATTATCCCAACAACAACCTTGCAGCTCACGTACTTGGCTTTACAGGGACAGATAATCAGGGATTAGACGGTCTGGAAGCAATGTATGATAATATATTGACAGGAGTACCTGGAAGAATATCAACTCCAAAAGATGCAAGCGGGAGGAAAATAGATGATTCGACCTCAGAATATTATAAACCTGAAGACGGATATAACCTTGTTCTGACTATTGATGAGGTAATTCAGCATTATGTTGAAAAAGCACTGGATCAGGCATATGCTGATACAAAACCATCAAAGGGAATGAGTGCGATTGTTATGGACCCGCAGACGGGGGAAATACTGGCTATGGCAAACAGGCCTGATTATAATCCCAATGACCCGTTTGCAGGCCCTAAGGAAAATTGGTACAATTTATGGAGAAATTATGCTGTGTCTAATGTTTACGAACCTGGCTCGGTATTTAAAGCAATAACTGCAGCAGCAGCGTTAGAGGAAGGTGTGGTAACACCGGATGAAGTGTTTTATGACCATGGGTATATTATGGTTGCCGGTCAAAGAATAAACTGCTGGAGGTATTATAATCCACATGGACGTGAAACTTTTAAAGAAGGTGTCGAAAATTCATGCAATGTTGTGTTCGTAACTGTAGCGCAAAGATTGGGAAAAGAAAAATTTTATAAATATATAAATGCCTTTGGATTTGGACAAAAGACAGGAATAAGATTGCCGGGTGAAAGTACGGGAATAGTAAATCCCTTAGAAAAAATTGGGCCAGTTGAGCTGGCAACAATTTCATTTGGTCAGGGCATCTCTGTGACTCCAATACAGATGATAACAGCGTTTTCAGCTATCGCCAATGGTGGGAAGCTGTTTCAACCATACATTGTCAAGGCTATCACAGACAACAATGGCAATGTAGTAAAAAAATATGAGCCTGTACTGGTAAGGCAGGTTATTTCCGAGGAGACCTCTAGAGAGATGCGTGACATACTTGAGGGTGTTGTTGCCAATGGAACAGGGCACAGTGCATATTTGGAAGGCTACAGGGTGGCTGGCAAGACTGGTACTTCAGAAAAATATCAACAGGGGAAATATATTGCTTCCTTTGCTGCATTTGCACCCGCAGATGATCCTAAAGTTGCTGTCTTGGTTGTTATAGATGAACCAAATACTTTTTCCCATATGGGGGGTGCAATTGCAGCTCCAGTAGTGAAAAGTATATTGTCTGACACATTGCGCTATTTAAATGTAGAACCACGCTATTCAGAAAATGATTCTGAATACGTGCAAAAGGATGTTACTGTCCCCAATCTTATTGGCAATAATGTTAATGATGCTGCAAAACAGCTTGATGAACTGCATTTGCAGTATAGCATAGAAGGTGTTGGCAATAAGGTTGTAGATCAAATTCCTAAAGAGGGAGAAAAAATAAAAGAGGGTTCCATGGTAATACTATACTTGGATGGGAAAAGTGAAGGCAATGTAAGGGTGCCTGACTTAAAAGGGAAGACCATACGCGAGGCAAGTGATATTTTGTCATCTTACGGTCTGAAGATAAATATTAAGGGTGATGGATATTGTGTGTCTCAAGATCCCGAGGCAGGTACCGAGGTTGCGCCTGGCACCATTGTCAATCTCCAATTTAAACTTAATGATAACTCATGA
- a CDS encoding UDP-N-acetylmuramoyl-L-alanyl-D-glutamate--2,6-diaminopimelate ligase, with the protein MLLSKMLDGLQYVGINNFRDMEIKRVMYDSRKVEDGDIFVCIKGFNTDGHMYIGQAIKKGAKAVVIDGNHEIRREDVPVIIVEDTRNALAYLSSKIYGFPSGNFCLIGVTGTNGKTTVTFLIKNILDYLGKKTGLIGTIKNIVGDEEIASEHTTPEAADLQKLFHDMTLKGIDYCVMEVSSHSLELKRVDYTDFNVGVLTNITQDHLDFHITMDNYVNAKAKLFERSSDYCILNADDKYIETIKSKCNHKAHICTYGIENGDIRVKINSLKIGQTNFDILIKGKRYNVNYRVPGRFSVYNAMAAFSTLYCLGFSPEDIVEGMENFNGVPGRFEVLNLPVGFKVVIDYAHTPDGLMNILNSINECEHSRIITVFGCGGNRDKTKRPLMGKIACELSDLVIITSDNPRNEDPMKIIDDIEAGILNKYNNYFKIENRKEAIKLALDMAKDNDIVLLAGKGHETYQILGDRTVPFDERLVVKDILGVK; encoded by the coding sequence ATGCTGTTATCAAAGATGCTTGATGGGCTACAGTATGTTGGTATAAATAACTTCCGTGATATGGAAATAAAACGAGTAATGTATGATTCAAGAAAGGTTGAAGATGGAGATATATTTGTGTGTATAAAAGGTTTTAATACAGATGGTCATATGTATATAGGCCAGGCCATAAAAAAAGGTGCAAAAGCGGTCGTGATAGATGGAAATCATGAGATTAGAAGGGAAGATGTACCTGTCATAATTGTTGAGGATACAAGGAATGCATTGGCATATCTATCAAGTAAAATTTATGGTTTTCCTTCTGGTAACTTTTGTCTTATTGGGGTGACTGGCACCAACGGTAAGACAACAGTTACTTTTTTGATAAAAAACATATTAGATTATCTTGGTAAAAAGACAGGGCTTATTGGGACAATTAAAAATATTGTTGGCGATGAAGAGATTGCTTCAGAACATACAACTCCTGAAGCGGCTGATCTGCAAAAATTATTTCATGATATGACACTAAAAGGGATAGACTATTGTGTTATGGAGGTTTCCTCTCATTCATTGGAGCTTAAGAGGGTGGATTACACAGACTTTAATGTTGGAGTATTGACCAATATAACCCAGGACCATCTTGATTTTCATATTACGATGGATAACTATGTAAATGCCAAAGCTAAGCTTTTTGAAAGGTCTTCGGATTATTGCATTTTAAACGCAGATGATAAATATATCGAAACAATTAAGAGCAAATGTAATCATAAAGCACATATATGTACATACGGTATAGAAAATGGAGATATCAGAGTAAAAATTAACAGTTTGAAAATAGGACAGACAAACTTTGATATTTTAATAAAGGGTAAAAGATATAATGTCAACTATAGGGTACCTGGACGTTTTAGTGTTTATAACGCCATGGCAGCGTTCTCAACATTGTATTGTCTAGGTTTTAGCCCGGAAGATATAGTAGAGGGGATGGAAAACTTTAATGGTGTTCCAGGTAGATTTGAAGTGTTGAATCTGCCGGTTGGTTTTAAGGTTGTCATTGATTATGCACATACACCGGATGGCCTTATGAACATATTAAACTCAATCAATGAATGTGAGCATTCAAGGATTATTACAGTATTTGGGTGCGGTGGGAATAGAGATAAGACTAAAAGACCATTGATGGGTAAGATAGCATGTGAGCTGTCTGATTTGGTAATTATAACCTCAGATAATCCAAGGAATGAAGATCCGATGAAAATAATTGACGACATTGAAGCTGGGATTTTAAATAAGTATAACAATTATTTTAAAATAGAAAATCGAAAGGAAGCGATAAAATTAGCACTGGACATGGCAAAAGATAATGATATAGTGTTACTTGCTGGAAAGGGCCATGAGACATATCAAATTTTGGGGGATAGGACTGTTCCATTTGACGAACGATTAGTAGTTAAGGATATTTTGGGGGTAAAATGA
- a CDS encoding UDP-N-acetylmuramoyl-tripeptide--D-alanyl-D-alanine ligase — protein sequence MITLDDILFATKGNVIGNAYHNLSFSGISIDSRNIKNGQLFIPLVGERFDGHDFILNAVRGGATACLTQKDIEIGDNDTVLIRVQDTLRSLQDIAKYMRQKYSKVKVIAITGSTGKTTTKNFVTSVLSQKYKVLSNIGNYNNQIGLPLTLVDIDETHDIAVLEMGMNSFGEIRNLSDIARPDVAIITNIGTAHIGNLGSRENILKAKLEITEFFGEDNIAYFNGDDDLLNKVNGNYRILYFGFNEKNDIQAFNIKSNKQDGMEFDVRYKGDIKHFMTKIPGKHNILNALPAIAAGYNFGMKYEDIFDGLAGTVNEKMRLKLISVNGISIIDDTYNANPDSVKAAIDYLIDISTNRRKVVILGDMLELGEYTVKAHEEIGEYCHLSGIDLLIAYGDYSKHIVDSAVNSGMRPGDVFYYQNKQELFRSLKTIVKPGDVILVKGSRGMKMDEIVDYLEEKYDGTIF from the coding sequence ATGATAACACTTGACGATATTTTATTTGCTACAAAAGGAAATGTGATTGGCAATGCCTATCATAATCTAAGTTTTTCTGGTATTTCAATAGATAGCCGCAATATAAAAAATGGGCAACTTTTTATACCTTTGGTGGGGGAAAGGTTTGATGGCCATGATTTTATTTTAAATGCTGTACGAGGTGGAGCAACAGCATGTCTTACCCAGAAGGATATTGAAATAGGTGACAACGATACAGTCCTGATAAGGGTACAGGATACATTAAGGTCACTTCAGGATATCGCAAAATATATGAGGCAAAAATATTCAAAAGTAAAAGTTATTGCCATAACGGGAAGTACAGGGAAGACAACAACAAAAAATTTTGTTACTTCTGTTTTATCGCAAAAGTATAAGGTTTTGAGCAATATAGGTAACTATAATAACCAGATAGGTCTGCCTCTCACCTTGGTAGACATTGATGAGACACACGATATAGCAGTATTAGAAATGGGAATGAATTCTTTTGGAGAGATCAGAAACTTAAGTGATATAGCAAGACCGGATGTGGCAATAATAACAAATATAGGGACAGCTCATATAGGTAATTTAGGGTCCAGAGAAAATATTTTAAAAGCCAAACTAGAAATAACAGAGTTCTTTGGAGAAGATAATATTGCTTATTTTAATGGGGATGACGACCTCTTAAACAAGGTAAATGGCAATTATAGGATATTATATTTTGGATTTAATGAAAAAAATGATATTCAGGCATTTAATATAAAGAGCAATAAACAAGATGGTATGGAGTTTGATGTAAGATACAAGGGAGACATAAAACACTTTATGACAAAAATACCAGGGAAACATAATATCTTGAATGCTCTTCCCGCTATTGCTGCTGGATATAATTTTGGTATGAAATACGAGGATATTTTTGATGGATTGGCTGGGACAGTTAATGAAAAAATGAGATTAAAGCTAATAAGTGTAAATGGCATAAGCATTATTGATGACACCTATAATGCAAACCCTGATTCTGTTAAGGCTGCTATAGATTATTTGATTGATATATCTACCAATAGAAGAAAGGTCGTAATATTGGGTGATATGCTTGAATTGGGTGAATATACTGTTAAAGCCCATGAAGAGATAGGTGAATACTGCCACCTATCAGGTATAGATCTGCTTATTGCCTATGGCGATTATTCAAAGCATATTGTTGATTCTGCTGTTAATAGCGGAATGAGGCCTGGCGATGTATTTTATTACCAAAATAAACAAGAACTGTTCCGAAGTTTAAAAACTATCGTCAAACCGGGAGACGTGATACTGGTTAAGGGTTCTCGAGGGATGAAGATGGATGAAATAGTAGATTACCTGGAGGAGAAATACGATGGGACAATTTTTTAG